From a region of the Acinetobacter larvae genome:
- a CDS encoding aminotransferase class V-fold PLP-dependent enzyme: protein MKHLIYLDYAATTPVAEHTIAKMVACLGQDGHFANPAARSYFDGQRAAAQVEQARAEVAALIHAEPHQIIWTSGATESDNLAIKGIAQSYAKRGKHIISSQIEHKAVLDSCQALARQGYEITYLAPEAHTGLIHPEAVLQAMRPDTILVSLMLVNNELGTLTDIARIGQYTRERGICLHVDAAQAAGKVAIDVNALQVDLMSLSAHKLYGPKGIGALYVASSFRDELTAQIHGGGHEQGLRSGTLATHQIVGMGQACVDACADLSAEQQRLQVLRQQLLTGLQDYADIILNGDSDQHVANYLNITFLGTAAAAQIAAIRAIAAVSSGSACNSHLSSASHVLRAMGCSPEQAQHSIRFSLGRYSTAEHIEQVIAAVAAAQPDHGIQFI from the coding sequence GTGAAGCATTTAATTTATTTAGATTATGCTGCCACCACCCCTGTTGCTGAGCATACCATTGCAAAAATGGTTGCTTGTCTAGGGCAAGATGGACATTTTGCTAACCCTGCCGCGCGTTCCTATTTCGATGGGCAACGTGCCGCCGCACAGGTTGAACAAGCACGTGCCGAGGTTGCGGCATTGATTCATGCTGAGCCGCACCAGATTATTTGGACATCTGGTGCGACAGAGTCAGATAATCTTGCCATCAAAGGTATTGCCCAGAGCTATGCTAAGCGTGGTAAACACATCATTAGCAGTCAGATTGAGCATAAGGCAGTACTTGATAGTTGTCAGGCTTTGGCACGACAAGGCTATGAAATCACTTATTTGGCACCAGAAGCGCATACGGGTTTGATCCATCCAGAAGCCGTATTGCAAGCCATGCGCCCAGATACCATTTTAGTGTCATTGATGCTGGTCAATAATGAACTGGGTACACTGACGGATATTGCCCGTATTGGTCAATATACTCGCGAACGCGGCATTTGTTTGCATGTCGATGCCGCTCAAGCCGCCGGAAAGGTAGCCATTGATGTCAATGCTTTGCAGGTCGACCTCATGAGTTTATCGGCACATAAACTCTATGGTCCCAAAGGGATTGGTGCTTTATATGTAGCATCGTCATTCCGAGATGAACTGACCGCACAAATTCATGGCGGTGGGCATGAACAGGGATTGCGTTCTGGTACATTGGCAACCCATCAAATTGTTGGTATGGGGCAAGCATGTGTCGATGCCTGTGCTGATTTAAGCGCTGAACAGCAGCGTTTACAGGTCTTGCGGCAGCAGTTATTGACAGGTTTGCAAGATTATGCCGATATCATTTTGAATGGTGATTCTGATCAGCATGTTGCCAATTATTTGAATATCACTTTTTTAGGCACTGCTGCCGCAGCACAGATTGCAGCGATCCGCGCCATTGCTGCGGTTTCTAGTGGTTCAGCCTGTAATTCACATCTGAGCTCTGCATCGCATGTATTACGCGCGATGGGCTGTAGCCCAGAGCAGGCGCAACACAGTATTCGTTTTAGTTTGGGACGCTATAGCACGGCTGAGCACATTGAGCAAGTCATTGCCGCAGTTGCCGCGGCTCAACCTGATCACGGTATTCAATTTATTTAA
- a CDS encoding thioredoxin family protein: protein MAIDKICAGDLSPIYAQQGFVLLDVYANRCIPCEQLAALLVRLAQDPAYPIPIYQMNVSETGHDVIAQQLGVQLTPSLLLLHAGQVQAQLNVFGAFASSELPQFDDDYIAQHDMMDLSYVQIIAFIKRFVS from the coding sequence ATGGCCATCGACAAAATCTGTGCTGGTGATCTAAGCCCGATTTATGCACAGCAAGGCTTTGTACTTTTGGATGTTTATGCCAATCGCTGTATACCCTGTGAGCAGTTGGCAGCACTCTTGGTCAGACTCGCGCAAGATCCGGCATACCCTATACCCATCTATCAAATGAATGTTTCCGAAACTGGACATGATGTGATTGCGCAGCAGTTGGGAGTACAACTCACACCAAGTTTATTGTTGTTACATGCCGGGCAAGTTCAAGCCCAGTTGAATGTATTTGGTGCTTTTGCCAGCTCAGAGCTGCCACAATTTGATGATGATTATATAGCCCAGCATGACATGATGGACCTGAGCTATGTACAGATCATTGCGTTCATCAAACGCTTTGTATCTTAA
- a CDS encoding thioredoxin family protein: MPILQYDHQNFDFAHLSSSNLYLLAIQAEWNSFSQRLDQVLHDLATAQPTLQLVQIDVSRDDLSQQQAWRQQIGKIHFVPTLLAYQNGQVLGRLGTHGQFVGDSEPNYAEEERPWENGTEIELSLPVVSAFIAQYF, translated from the coding sequence ATGCCTATTTTACAATACGACCATCAAAATTTTGACTTCGCACATTTGTCTTCTAGCAACTTATATTTGCTGGCGATTCAAGCCGAATGGAATTCATTTAGTCAGCGTTTGGATCAGGTATTACACGATCTCGCCACAGCACAGCCGACATTGCAGCTGGTACAGATTGATGTCAGTCGTGATGATTTAAGCCAGCAACAGGCGTGGCGTCAGCAAATTGGCAAAATTCATTTTGTGCCAACTTTATTGGCGTATCAAAATGGTCAAGTCTTGGGACGTTTGGGTACACATGGGCAGTTTGTAGGTGACAGTGAGCCGAACTATGCTGAAGAGGAGCGTCCTTGGGAAAATGGTACTGAAATTGAACTCAGTCTGCCCGTTGTATCTGCTTTCATCGCACAATATTTTTAA
- a CDS encoding thioredoxin family protein, whose translation MPIISRDEKSFQLEDLPQGQLVLLDIWATWCPPCVKLSPIITQIAEHYAQQLTVIKVDVSREDTRIPRAWYSLFHSITFLPTLLLIKDKQVLLRFGQHGVFQGDHEPSYDSLASFPQKEDEIELSFEKIQQLIQPFMTATTAE comes from the coding sequence ATGCCAATAATCTCTCGTGATGAAAAAAGTTTCCAATTGGAGGACTTGCCGCAGGGGCAATTGGTGCTCTTGGATATTTGGGCAACATGGTGCCCACCTTGTGTGAAGTTATCTCCAATCATCACACAAATTGCAGAACACTATGCGCAGCAACTGACTGTCATTAAAGTTGATGTTTCTCGGGAAGATACGCGTATCCCGAGAGCTTGGTATAGCTTATTTCACAGCATTACGTTTTTACCGACCTTATTGTTAATCAAAGACAAACAAGTTTTATTACGCTTTGGTCAACATGGGGTCTTTCAAGGTGATCATGAACCAAGCTATGACAGTCTAGCCAGTTTTCCTCAAAAAGAGGATGAGATCGAGTTGAGTTTTGAAAAAATTCAGCAATTGATTCAGCCTTTTATGACAGCAACCACAGCGGAGTAA
- a CDS encoding TonB family protein, protein MKYRTAKQLSYHIPNKPWRQSVAWVTGAYAVSALIFLVSFSEPVAMLQSAPQAHPIAIELADVVAAAKQQNLSEPEAQQAPVTAPKPAPRPKVLTSAAPAHDEQIVSTQPSQPKPLLQQPLPATTQPPVEAPKRAIPPKPDSTQAAVNITQPTAQEAEKSTTTQLSSSSQSHSSDSTAQWQHGVLAKLQQMKRYPAYAQREKQQDVVLVHFRVDAKGQLLSVEIQQSKGYELLEREVRALVKRAAPYPAPPASALKNGVVDMVAPINFFIQ, encoded by the coding sequence GTGAAATATAGAACCGCCAAGCAACTCAGCTATCACATCCCCAATAAACCATGGCGGCAAAGTGTGGCGTGGGTAACAGGGGCTTATGCTGTTTCGGCGCTGATCTTCTTGGTGTCTTTTAGCGAACCCGTCGCGATGTTGCAGTCAGCACCACAAGCTCATCCAATTGCCATTGAGCTCGCAGATGTAGTGGCTGCCGCCAAACAGCAAAATTTATCTGAACCAGAAGCGCAGCAAGCCCCCGTGACTGCGCCCAAACCAGCGCCAAGGCCAAAAGTTTTGACCAGTGCTGCGCCAGCGCATGATGAGCAGATTGTTAGCACCCAACCCTCGCAGCCGAAACCCTTACTGCAACAACCATTGCCAGCAACAACACAGCCACCGGTTGAAGCACCTAAGCGAGCTATACCACCCAAACCAGACAGCACGCAGGCTGCCGTGAATATCACTCAGCCCACCGCGCAAGAGGCGGAAAAATCAACCACGACACAGTTGAGTAGTTCGAGTCAGTCTCATTCCAGTGATAGTACCGCCCAATGGCAGCATGGGGTGCTGGCAAAATTACAACAAATGAAACGCTATCCAGCCTATGCGCAACGTGAGAAACAACAGGATGTGGTGCTGGTACATTTTCGTGTCGATGCCAAAGGGCAGTTGCTTAGTGTTGAGATTCAACAAAGTAAAGGCTATGAACTGTTAGAGAGGGAAGTACGCGCCTTGGTGAAACGTGCTGCACCATATCCTGCTCCACCAGCATCGGCATTGAAAAATGGTGTGGTCGACATGGTGGCACCGATTAACTTTTTTATTCAATAA
- a CDS encoding ExbD/TolR family protein, protein MAYYRRRSKAADLEVVNSINVTPFIDVMLVLLIIFMVVAPLSTVNIPLNLPSSTQQANADNAQPIVVSLDAQFDIFVNEQSVSKAQLATHLAQLTQHDLEKRIYIRADKAVPYEKFMQLLDQLSQLGYRKVALVTEQVDS, encoded by the coding sequence ATGGCTTATTATCGTAGACGGAGTAAAGCAGCAGATTTAGAAGTGGTGAATAGTATTAATGTCACGCCGTTTATCGATGTTATGTTAGTGCTTTTGATTATTTTCATGGTGGTCGCACCGCTTTCTACGGTCAATATTCCGTTAAATTTACCAAGCTCTACCCAACAGGCGAATGCCGATAACGCGCAGCCGATTGTGGTGAGCTTAGATGCTCAGTTCGATATTTTTGTCAATGAACAGAGCGTTAGCAAAGCCCAGTTGGCGACGCATCTGGCACAGTTAACACAGCATGATTTGGAAAAACGCATTTATATCCGCGCTGACAAGGCTGTGCCTTATGAAAAATTTATGCAGTTACTCGATCAATTGTCACAGCTGGGTTATCGTAAAGTCGCGCTGGTCACTGAACAAGTTGACTCGTAG
- the exbB gene encoding tonB-system energizer ExbB, whose protein sequence is MKHPRSSLFRPFFKLLASFIVLLSFNSMCHAALPLSNISLSPLALFQQADIVVKAVLIILLLASFATWVAWLMKVLELKKQGRLVVRSMLAIEQLNHLADRIDLPNGATQTMHHISAKEFQLAQSAGLQDENTVKERVISLTDRIISNEKHRLSHGTAILATTGAIAPFVGLFGTVWGIMHSFVAIAQSNVTNLSVVAPGIAEALFATALGLFAAIPAVIFYNHVVRLITQYGLLIEDTMALLMVLLSRDLDQLAAQQRQRPQGDD, encoded by the coding sequence ATGAAGCATCCGCGCTCATCATTATTTCGCCCCTTTTTTAAATTGCTTGCGAGTTTCATTGTATTGTTGAGCTTTAACTCGATGTGCCATGCAGCACTTCCACTCAGCAACATTTCACTGTCCCCATTGGCACTGTTTCAGCAGGCCGATATTGTGGTCAAAGCAGTACTGATCATTTTACTCTTGGCGTCTTTTGCCACTTGGGTGGCTTGGTTGATGAAAGTATTAGAGCTGAAAAAACAAGGGCGCTTGGTGGTACGGAGTATGCTTGCCATTGAGCAATTAAATCACTTGGCAGATCGTATTGACTTGCCCAATGGTGCGACACAGACCATGCACCATATTAGCGCGAAGGAATTCCAATTGGCGCAAAGTGCGGGACTGCAAGATGAAAATACCGTGAAAGAGCGGGTTATTAGCTTGACAGATCGCATTATTAGCAATGAAAAACATCGCTTAAGCCACGGTACGGCTATCTTGGCAACGACTGGTGCGATTGCGCCATTTGTGGGGTTATTCGGTACGGTATGGGGCATTATGCACAGCTTTGTGGCGATTGCACAAAGTAATGTGACCAATTTGTCTGTGGTCGCACCCGGGATTGCAGAAGCTTTGTTTGCAACAGCATTGGGCTTATTTGCTGCGATTCCAGCGGTGATTTTCTATAACCATGTCGTACGTTTAATCACGCAATATGGTCTATTGATTGAAGATACTATGGCACTGTTAATGGTTTTACTCAGCCGTGATTTAGATCAACTTGCTGCGCAGCAAAGGCAACGCCCACAAGGAGACGATTAA
- a CDS encoding insulinase family protein, translated as MSQSIDAVSNFILLKQHHIAALALDVQLYQHRETGLQHYHFADGAAEYCLMIMLKTQPDSSNGVAHVLEHTVLNGSKKYPIRNVFTAMAQRSVNHFMNAFTDADYTCYPFATSNPQDFKNLADVYLDAVFAANLDPLDFQQEGIRIDFEQQQAQFKGIVFNEMKGAMSVVDRALYSEVQQHIFAGSCYAYNSGGNPLEIATLRYQQLQDFYQRYYHPSNALVFSAGDIDLTLLHHQLQQKIAHRHAVAAALPQFAPRRNVPMYRQASFPAQDTTQKSYIQMAWLLAPSADLLLNLAWYVLAELLCGRADAPLRHYCDHFAAGALSSSLMGLVDQTTESVFHCGIQQVDASAVSAFEDGVWRVLQDFMRDPIDDQLLDSIMTRLEFEQREVRSGPYALSLFFKAARYAAIDADVFAALDLSATLAQLRLKVQDHVWLKSLLQQGLIDNPHRLCLLYQPDPAQLAQQQLAEQALLQKMTAQLNTVQRKQLQQQAQALQQRQQQPQDASVLPKLEISDLSLQSKEYPCQRSVIQLKQQEAACYAYAAGRNGVFDLQISFVLSEEIYLHPLFEFYQDLFGQLGAGESSYQQIELAVQAQSAGLSTELQSYIKVEDQQQQCAVRLSFAIKALAQQHQAIALLQQVLEQQRFDEPERLIHVLERNIQFKQSNINHFAATIATSSACRHFNPSAAYDYKSNALQSLQRQQQWLKQLQQDEHAVALLMSQLRQLHRQVLHCPRHFILVCDADVQAELLAQLEQQWQGYQSLALVEGIEQTVPQHSMAAEEQAWLIDGQVNYCVQAYPAVPIEHPDAAIFMVLAHYLTEGYLFNAIRQQGGAYDGRARYVEHSAALHLSSFRDPQLERTYQHFQQAIDNVCHRTVDHALLEAAILKASSSLNRHGLPLQQVLEQHADDWRGHTQHHDQLINQRILKVTYADLQRVCQQYLTPQSASRAALAGQQQAAALAQLGFQVCALSKHEALT; from the coding sequence ATGTCTCAGTCCATCGATGCAGTATCAAATTTTATTTTATTAAAACAACATCATATTGCTGCTCTAGCTTTGGATGTCCAGCTCTATCAACATCGTGAAACCGGGTTGCAGCATTATCATTTTGCAGATGGGGCAGCAGAATACTGCCTCATGATCATGTTAAAAACCCAACCAGATTCCAGTAATGGTGTGGCTCATGTATTGGAACATACGGTGTTAAATGGTTCTAAGAAATATCCCATTCGCAATGTTTTTACAGCCATGGCACAGCGTTCAGTTAACCATTTTATGAATGCTTTTACCGATGCCGATTATACCTGTTATCCCTTTGCCACCAGTAACCCGCAAGATTTTAAAAATTTAGCAGATGTTTATTTAGATGCGGTTTTTGCTGCCAATTTAGATCCGCTAGACTTTCAACAAGAAGGCATTCGTATAGACTTTGAACAACAACAAGCGCAGTTTAAAGGAATAGTCTTTAATGAAATGAAAGGGGCTATGAGTGTGGTGGATCGGGCACTATATAGTGAAGTACAACAGCATATTTTTGCTGGTAGTTGCTATGCCTATAATTCTGGTGGCAACCCTTTAGAGATTGCCACACTGCGTTATCAGCAGTTACAGGATTTTTATCAGCGGTATTATCATCCATCTAATGCGCTGGTATTTAGTGCTGGGGATATTGACCTGACGCTACTGCATCATCAATTACAACAAAAAATAGCCCATCGGCATGCGGTAGCGGCTGCGTTACCGCAGTTTGCTCCGCGGCGCAATGTTCCAATGTATAGACAGGCATCTTTTCCAGCGCAGGATACAACACAAAAAAGCTATATCCAAATGGCATGGTTATTGGCACCCTCTGCCGATTTATTGCTTAATCTGGCGTGGTATGTATTAGCCGAGCTATTGTGTGGACGAGCTGATGCGCCGTTACGACATTATTGCGATCATTTTGCCGCGGGTGCATTGAGCAGTAGCTTGATGGGGCTGGTCGATCAGACCACAGAATCAGTTTTTCACTGTGGCATACAACAGGTCGATGCCAGTGCTGTTTCAGCTTTTGAAGATGGAGTATGGCGTGTATTGCAGGACTTTATGCGCGATCCAATCGATGATCAATTGCTCGACAGTATCATGACTCGACTAGAGTTCGAACAACGCGAGGTACGTTCTGGGCCATATGCGTTGTCATTGTTTTTTAAAGCAGCCCGTTATGCGGCTATAGATGCAGATGTATTTGCAGCACTTGACCTGAGTGCAACATTGGCACAATTGCGGCTTAAAGTACAGGATCATGTTTGGTTAAAATCTTTATTACAACAAGGCTTAATAGATAATCCGCATCGCTTGTGTCTGCTCTATCAGCCTGATCCAGCACAACTCGCTCAACAACAATTGGCTGAACAAGCATTACTTCAGAAGATGACCGCACAGTTGAATACTGTACAACGAAAGCAATTACAACAACAGGCACAGGCTTTGCAGCAGCGCCAGCAGCAACCACAAGATGCCTCAGTTTTACCCAAGCTTGAGATATCAGACCTGAGTTTGCAATCTAAGGAATATCCATGCCAACGCAGTGTAATCCAACTTAAACAGCAAGAAGCCGCCTGTTATGCCTATGCCGCAGGGCGTAATGGCGTGTTTGATTTACAGATTTCATTTGTGCTCTCTGAAGAAATTTATTTGCATCCATTATTTGAGTTTTATCAGGATTTATTTGGACAGTTAGGTGCTGGCGAATCGAGCTATCAGCAGATTGAATTGGCCGTGCAAGCGCAAAGTGCGGGGCTGAGTACCGAGCTACAGTCCTATATTAAGGTCGAAGATCAGCAACAGCAGTGTGCTGTACGCTTAAGTTTTGCCATCAAGGCTTTGGCACAACAACATCAAGCCATTGCATTATTGCAGCAAGTGTTAGAGCAGCAACGCTTTGATGAACCTGAACGTTTGATCCATGTATTGGAACGCAATATCCAGTTTAAGCAAAGCAATATCAACCATTTTGCAGCCACGATTGCGACCAGTAGTGCCTGTCGCCATTTTAATCCTAGTGCAGCATATGACTATAAAAGCAATGCTTTACAAAGCTTACAGCGACAACAACAGTGGCTGAAACAGTTACAACAAGATGAACATGCCGTTGCTTTGCTTATGTCGCAATTACGGCAATTGCATCGCCAAGTTTTGCATTGTCCAAGGCATTTTATTTTGGTTTGTGATGCCGATGTACAGGCTGAATTATTGGCGCAATTAGAACAGCAATGGCAAGGCTATCAATCACTTGCGCTTGTAGAGGGCATAGAACAAACAGTGCCACAGCATAGTATGGCAGCCGAAGAACAGGCATGGCTCATCGATGGGCAGGTGAATTATTGTGTACAAGCTTATCCGGCAGTACCGATAGAACATCCAGATGCCGCAATCTTTATGGTATTGGCGCATTATTTGACAGAAGGTTATTTGTTTAATGCGATTCGTCAACAAGGTGGTGCTTATGATGGGCGAGCACGTTATGTCGAACACAGTGCTGCATTGCATTTGAGTTCTTTTCGCGATCCTCAACTTGAACGGACCTATCAACATTTTCAACAAGCCATTGACAATGTGTGTCATCGCACGGTTGACCACGCCTTACTTGAAGCAGCAATTTTAAAAGCCTCTAGCAGTTTAAATCGACATGGCTTGCCCTTACAGCAAGTGCTGGAGCAGCATGCGGATGATTGGCGTGGACATACACAGCACCACGATCAATTGATCAATCAGCGTATTTTAAAAGTCACCTATGCGGACTTACAGCGGGTATGTCAGCAGTATTTAACCCCCCAATCTGCCAGTCGTGCTGCATTGGCTGGGCAGCAACAAGCCGCGGCTTTGGCACAACTCGGTTTTCAAGTTTGTGCATTGTCGAAGCATGAGGCGCTGACTTAA